The Synechococcus sp. BL107 nucleotide sequence TGCAAAAATAGGAAACTTCCTAGACAAGTCACTCCCAAACAGTTGAGAAGAAAGATGAGATAAAATTCTCTCTCGGCCACATGGGAGCTGACTTCTCATTTCTAGATAATGAGATGTCCATTGGTTTGTTATTGTCGTATCAGCTGATAGTAAAGTGGCTGAATGTACTAATTTGGGGTATTTACATGCAAATAGATGAGCTATCCCTCCGCTAATTCCATGCCCAGCTAGATGATATTTCTCTCTCCCCTCATTAATCGTTTCAAGCATCATTGAATGTATCGTTTCTATGCTGCACGCCTCATCTAAATCATGTTGGAATGACCAACGTTTTACTAATCTATTTTTTGATAGTCTCTTGGCAAGGCGTTGATTAAAGCAGTGAAGAGTTGGCTGTAAATCAATCCATAGGATCGGTGATGGACTCATTATAAATGCGATTTTTATTAGTATGCTCGCGCATGTAGGCGGTAGTTATACCCTTCTACATTCTGATGTTTCGAATGATACCTCTAACGATGTCATTCAGGCGTCCTCTTCCTTCACTTGAATTGTTCCATTTTTTATTTTGGCCTCTAGGTGTTTTATGAGTTTCTTTTCAGATCTGTCGGCCGATTGGCAGAGCTTTAGTACTGAAAGATGTGATTTATGTGTAATTTTTCTCGATGTAATTGAGGCTAAGTAAATGTCAATAATTTTAGACTTTGTATTTGGTTGTATCATTTCTTGTCTCTCCAGTTGGGTTGAAACTTGATTAAGTCTTCTGGATGAATTGATCCTAGTATGTTGAAAGTCTGCTTCTCTTTTGGTTCGATAATAAAGAGAATTCCCATAGGCTCTGGATAAATCCCCGTAACGGCTTCGAATGGGTCATCGTGACCGACTAAAACTAGATTTTGTTCTTGATCGACAGATTGGGAAAGCAGGGGCAAAAGTCTCTGTCGATAGATCTCGTTATCCCTTTCTGCGCATACTTCGCATGGAAGAAAATTAAGTGCTTTGTTCGTTTCATGTTCTCCGAATGAAAGTTGTGCCGTATCAATCGCTCGGCAATATTCGCTCGATATGACACGACCTATCGGCACCTTGTGGTTTCGAAGTGAATTGCCAATTTGAGTGGCTTGTAATTTCCCTGCTGTACTTAGCTCTCTTTGGGTCGAGCAATCATCAAGTGATAATCCTGCTGATGCCTGATCGGCCCAGTCAGTCTTTGTTGTTGCATGTCTCATATAGATGATCTTTCCTCCGTTCTGGAGTTCCTGAATCAAACTATAGGTTGATCCATGTTGAATCTCATCGAAGTTTTGGTGCGCTTTGCTATCAGCATTAATTAAAAGAGTTGATAACAAGGCGATCTTTAAGATGTTTCTTCTTGACTTTAAGAATGAAGCGCAAAAATACATCTTGGTGAAAAATTACCGATTCACAACTCATACAATAAAAACAACCGCGCACCATGCAGCGAATATTGAGAGGTGCGCGGGTACTGATTGTTAAGTTTTGACGTGCTAAATGATTCACTGATTAGGCATTCTGCCTGTATTTATTGCTCTATGGAATTAAAAAGGCTTGCATTATTTAAATGCAAGCCTTTATGAGTTGCCTAGAGGTTTAACTTTAATCTTTGAGCGCAGCTGGTTGATGCTGTCCTTGATAGAGCTCATTATCAATGATCAGCAATGCAGACTTATCATCTCCCGCAAAGCGGACACGACCGAGGAGATAGGCAAACTCATTCTCGGCCTGGGTTTGTTGATCAACCATGGGATCCAAGAAGACGGTCGTTCTTACGTCTGATGCGTGTTCGCCAAGTGCATACAGTTGATGGAGGGAGGCGGTGATATCTGCTTCCATCAAAAATGATGTTGCAAATACATCTGCTGGAGAATCCCACGCTTGATTTGGTGCTTCAAGCGATTGTAAATCGACGGATTGTCCACGAGCAATTAAGTATTCAGCAAACTGTGCGGCATGTCCATGTTCACTTTGTGATTCTTCGCGGAAATAACGTGCAAATCCTCTGAGTTCGCGCTCTGCAAACCAGACAGCTGCTGCAAAATAGTTGGCATGGGCTTGACGCTCCATGTTGAGATGATGTTGCAGACCGTTGAGCAGATCCTTCGCTATGGGCTCAGCAAGAGCTCGCCCAGAAGGCCCAACGAGAACAGTATTGAGGGAAGTTGTTGCTGCAGTTGATTGTGTCATCTTCAAAAGCTCTTATTGATCGTCTTAACAACATAACCGATTGCATCATTAATGCATGGTTGCGGTGTTAATTTCACCTGCTTTATTGATAGTCATTATCAGAAACTATGGCGAAGTCACTCGTCAGTCACAGCAACTTTGTGGTTTCTGCTCTTAACGCCATCCACTGTTGGCCATGATCTGTATTGCTCTTTTTTGGGTTTCTCCTAGTTCACTGATGGATACGTTGTCTGGTTTGAAGCGACCAAAGGCCTTTAGCTGGCTCGATGTTCCAAAACCGTTCAAAGGATATTCATATGTTGGTCCAGCGATCGATGAACTGCCTTTTGGTGATGTTAGAAAAGTAATTAATGCGATTGCTTCCTTTTTGTTTTTGGCAGATTTTGCCATTCCGGCAGCACTGATATTCACATGGGCAGGATTCGGCATGATTAACTTGATTGGCTGGGTGAGCTTTTGATCATTTTCTCCGCTCGCACCAGCTTGCATTCGGGCTAAGTAATAGTGATTAACAACACCCACAGCGCATTTTCCTTGTCCGACGGCTCTGATCAGAGATGTGTCTCCACCAAAAAATGGCTGATTCACATTCTTGACCATTCCTTTCACCCAGTTTGTTGCATTAGCTTCTCCCTTTAAGACAATTTGATCTGCAACAAGGGATTGGTTGTATACATTCTTACGTTTACGAAGGCATAGTTTTCCTTTCAGATTTGCTTCGGCTAAGTCTGCATAGGTTTTGATACTGCTTGGATCAACGAGCTTGGGATTAACAATGACTGCCCTGACGCGACGTGTGAGACCAAACCACCGATTGTTGGGATCTCGATATCGTGCAGGAACATTTTTTTTAATTTGCTCGGATTGTATAGGTGCTAATAATCCTTCTTTTGCTGCATTGTTAATGCGTGCTGAATCAACGAGTAAGATGACATCTGCGTTTGAGTTCTTGCCTTCGCGTTTCAGTCTTTCGATTAGAGTGATGCCAGTTGCTTCAATCAATCGAACTTTAATGCCAGTGTTTTCACTAAATGTTTTAAACACCTGACGATCTGTATTGTAGTGCCGACCTGAGTAGACGCGAACTTCTTTAGCAATGCCAGGCAGTGTATTGGCTAGAGGCATCCCTAATGCTAAGACTGCCAACAATAAAGATGATTGACCCATTACACCGTCTTGTTTTTAAGATCCTATTGATTGATGGCCTTTAGGTCTGTCGAATGTTACGCCGTTTCATGGATCAAATGATACAAGCCTGTTTCGCAGTGTTCTGTTCTTTTCCCACATCATGGATTTTCTGACGTCGGAGCTTTTGGGTTTCGAAGAGACCCTTCAGTGGAAGAGTGAACTCACCAAGCATGAGTCGATTTGGCTTGATGGTCGGCTCACAGCCGGAGAGCACGCAGCTCTTGTGAAGCAAAATCATCAACTTGATCCGTCGTCACCTTTGGCAAAATTGATTGCTGAGAATGTTGAACAAAAAATCATTGCTAGTCCTCTCCTCAAGAGCTTCGCTTTGATTCGTAAGGTCCATAGCATCTTGATTTCTCGTAGCGAAGTAGGAGATGGATATGGATGGCATGTTGATAATCCATTTTCGAAGTATGGACGTCGTGATATTTCTTTCACCCTCTTTCTTAGTGATCTTTCCGACTATGAAGGGGGGGAGCTCACATTTCAGCTTTTGCAGGGTTCGAAGGAGATCCGGCTTCCTGCTGGGCATATCATTCTGTATCCGAGCTCGTCACTGCATTGTGTACAGCCCATTGTAAGAGGTGCCCGATTTGCCTGTGTTGGTTGGATTGAAAGTTATATTCAATCGACTGAAGATCGATCGATTTTATTTAATTTAGATGCAGGTGCGAAAGGGTTGTTGGCTCGTCACGGACGTTCAGACGAGTTGGACTTAATCTTCCAATCGTATGCCAATGCTGTCAGACGCCTCTCTGGTCGCTAAAGTGCTTTTTGTTACGCGCCGGAGTGTCTGATGTTGTCTTTCTTCTCCTCTCCTTTTTCATAATAGATTTTTACCCATTGAACATGGCCAAGACGTCGCCTGTATCTGTGTTTCTAGCTGCTACATCATTGCTTATGGCTTCCGCCTCTTCAGGTGTCGTTGCTCATGCTCAATCGGCTGGCGGTCTCCAAGAATGGTCGACTGATCAGGCGGTGGACGCAAAGAGTATTCCCGATTCCGACGCAAAAGCCTTGAAGAAAAAAGCGATAGCTGAAGATGTTTGCGTTCCCATTGGTGAAGGCGAAAACTGCTGGTAGCCTTAAACGATAAATGTTTGTCTTTTCGGATCAATAATCCATTTGATAAGCGCCTGCGGGCGCTTTTCTTTTTGCTATCTTCTTTTTAGTATAGCTATTCCGTTGTTCGTCTTGTCTTTTAGTAGGCGGCATTGCACTGGCTGATATTTGTTGCCCCACAAAAAAGCGCCCATAAAGGGCGCTTTGGTTATGAGTCAAACCAATCAAGAACTAGTCGTTAAACTAGAATTTGAACGTGGTTTTTACAAGTCCACCAAATTTATTCTGGCCGCTGGTTTGAGCTTCGCCGTAGGCGTTGTCAACCCAGAAGATCGCAGGAGTAATTTTGATGTTGTCAGTGACTTGGAAGTCGTAGTAACCCTCAATGGCGAAGTTGGCTTCATCACCTGTCGATACGTCTTTGGCATCAGTGGCGTAGCTGGAGTAAGAGCCGAAGCCCAGTCCCAGTTTGTTGCCTTCGATGAATGCATCGTTCCAGTTGAGGCCAACCATCCAGCCCTTCAGAGCTTCGGCATTGCCGCGGTATTCACCTTCGGCATAACCGAAGTCGACACCTGCACTGATGGTGGGAATGAAGCCAGAATCTTCGGGCTGCCAATAGCCACGAAGACCGAAGGCGTGCATCGGATGGCCAAGATCCTTGGCTAAAGGTGTTGAATAACCCATCGCAGCTTTTGCACCGCTGCTGGTTTCAATGCATCGGCCTCTAGCGTTTTCTACAGCACAGTGCTGGCCTGCATTTTTCAGCGAATAAAGCGCTGAAACATGCCACTGGCGATTTCCGTAGCCCACTTGGCTTAAGAAGTAAGCATCGGTGTTTTCACCGAACATGCCTTCTTTAGGGTCGCTCTTGGCACCGTCGCCGCCGTCGGCTACGTAGTTAGCAGCAATGTTTAAAGCTGCTTCACCTGGATCAACGTCTTGACGCCACTGAAGACCGAAGCCTTGGCCTGTGCTTGCACCCAAGACAGAACCGTATCCACCAAGCTTGAATGCTTTGAGGATGGGCTTGTAGCGCGTTGGTGTCTCGATCATGTAGTAGTTCTCAACCAGCGCACCAATGGTGGCGGTGAACTCAGAACCGATCGGGAACGTATACCAGAGCTT carries:
- a CDS encoding extracellular solute-binding protein → MGQSSLLLAVLALGMPLANTLPGIAKEVRVYSGRHYNTDRQVFKTFSENTGIKVRLIEATGITLIERLKREGKNSNADVILLVDSARINNAAKEGLLAPIQSEQIKKNVPARYRDPNNRWFGLTRRVRAVIVNPKLVDPSSIKTYADLAEANLKGKLCLRKRKNVYNQSLVADQIVLKGEANATNWVKGMVKNVNQPFFGGDTSLIRAVGQGKCAVGVVNHYYLARMQAGASGENDQKLTQPIKLIMPNPAHVNISAAGMAKSAKNKKEAIALITFLTSPKGSSSIAGPTYEYPLNGFGTSSQLKAFGRFKPDNVSISELGETQKRAIQIMANSGWR
- a CDS encoding histidine phosphatase family protein — protein: MYFCASFLKSRRNILKIALLSTLLINADSKAHQNFDEIQHGSTYSLIQELQNGGKIIYMRHATTKTDWADQASAGLSLDDCSTQRELSTAGKLQATQIGNSLRNHKVPIGRVISSEYCRAIDTAQLSFGEHETNKALNFLPCEVCAERDNEIYRQRLLPLLSQSVDQEQNLVLVGHDDPFEAVTGIYPEPMGILFIIEPKEKQTFNILGSIHPEDLIKFQPNWRDKK
- a CDS encoding iron uptake porin produces the protein MKLFQQMLVAPAALGLLASGANAAELNINGVSDYAASADQVTSVTQFSDVYPTDWAYQALSNLVEQYGCVAGYPNGTFRGNRAMTRYEAAALLNACLDRITEVTDELRRLLEEFETELAILRGRVDGLEARVGELEATQFSTTTKLQGQADFFLGAVTYEDRNKCNNKGGDCNSDGTNMSYRYTLNLNTSFTGKDRLYTRLRAGNMANVWTQTDSYLADAKKGDNTLKIDKLWYTFPIGSEFTATIGALVENYYMIETPTRYKPILKAFKLGGYGSVLGASTGQGFGLQWRQDVDPGEAALNIAANYVADGGDGAKSDPKEGMFGENTDAYFLSQVGYGNRQWHVSALYSLKNAGQHCAVENARGRCIETSSGAKAAMGYSTPLAKDLGHPMHAFGLRGYWQPEDSGFIPTISAGVDFGYAEGEYRGNAEALKGWMVGLNWNDAFIEGNKLGLGFGSYSSYATDAKDVSTGDEANFAIEGYYDFQVTDNIKITPAIFWVDNAYGEAQTSGQNKFGGLVKTTFKF
- a CDS encoding alpha/beta fold hydrolase; translated protein: MSPSPILWIDLQPTLHCFNQRLAKRLSKNRLVKRWSFQHDLDEACSIETIHSMMLETINEGREKYHLAGHGISGGIAHLFACKYPKLVHSATLLSADTTITNQWTSHYLEMRSQLPCGRERILSHLSSQLFGSDLSRKFPIFASLLAKCLDEEYILGSIASQIKRGRFKASDIPTLVINGNDDFVIDRTAHTRWSEQLKPGDHYRAIENARHFFHHQEAKQTADVIESFLDMVPEEEMNNSLTIKSAYSPIQISKND
- a CDS encoding ferritin encodes the protein MTQSTAATTSLNTVLVGPSGRALAEPIAKDLLNGLQHHLNMERQAHANYFAAAVWFAERELRGFARYFREESQSEHGHAAQFAEYLIARGQSVDLQSLEAPNQAWDSPADVFATSFLMEADITASLHQLYALGEHASDVRTTVFLDPMVDQQTQAENEFAYLLGRVRFAGDDKSALLIIDNELYQGQHQPAALKD
- a CDS encoding Fe2+-dependent dioxygenase, producing MDFLTSELLGFEETLQWKSELTKHESIWLDGRLTAGEHAALVKQNHQLDPSSPLAKLIAENVEQKIIASPLLKSFALIRKVHSILISRSEVGDGYGWHVDNPFSKYGRRDISFTLFLSDLSDYEGGELTFQLLQGSKEIRLPAGHIILYPSSSLHCVQPIVRGARFACVGWIESYIQSTEDRSILFNLDAGAKGLLARHGRSDELDLIFQSYANAVRRLSGR